From a single Anaerolineales bacterium genomic region:
- a CDS encoding aldo/keto reductase, which translates to MQYRELGRTGWKVSTVSFGAWAIGGSWGSVDDKDSLAALHRSIDLGVNFIDTADVYGDGRSERLVAQLRKERSENIYVATKAGRRLDPHVANGYNRANMTSFVERSLKNLDTEAIDLLQLHCPPTEVFYMPETFGVLDDLVKAGKLRHYGVSVEKVEEALKAIEYPNVQTVQIIFNIFRQRPAELFFPEAMRRKVGILARVPLASGLLTGKLTAKSTFEKDDHRAFNRHGESFDRGETFSGVDYETGLQAVEELRALIPEGWTMPQFALRWILMHDAVTCTIPGAKNPAQAEDNVRAADQPPLSPEAMEKIRALYNSKIRNLVHNYW; encoded by the coding sequence ATGCAATATCGCGAACTTGGACGCACAGGCTGGAAGGTATCCACCGTTTCTTTTGGGGCGTGGGCAATCGGCGGCTCGTGGGGCAGTGTGGACGATAAAGACTCGCTCGCCGCCCTGCACCGCTCCATTGACCTGGGCGTGAACTTCATCGACACCGCGGATGTCTATGGCGATGGGCGCTCAGAGCGTCTCGTGGCGCAACTCCGCAAGGAACGCAGTGAAAACATTTATGTGGCGACCAAAGCGGGACGACGCCTCGACCCGCATGTGGCAAATGGATACAACCGCGCCAACATGACTTCGTTTGTCGAGCGCAGTTTGAAAAATCTGGATACCGAAGCCATTGACCTGTTGCAATTGCACTGTCCCCCCACCGAGGTCTTTTACATGCCCGAAACCTTTGGCGTGTTGGACGATCTCGTCAAGGCGGGGAAATTGCGTCATTACGGTGTGAGCGTGGAGAAAGTGGAAGAAGCGCTCAAGGCAATCGAGTATCCAAACGTACAAACCGTGCAGATCATCTTTAACATCTTCCGTCAGCGTCCTGCTGAGTTGTTCTTCCCCGAAGCGATGCGCCGCAAGGTCGGCATTCTGGCACGCGTGCCGCTCGCCAGCGGATTATTGACAGGCAAACTCACTGCCAAATCCACGTTTGAAAAAGACGACCACCGCGCCTTCAATCGTCACGGTGAATCGTTCGACCGCGGTGAAACCTTCTCAGGTGTGGATTATGAAACAGGCTTGCAAGCCGTGGAAGAACTGCGCGCGCTCATCCCTGAAGGCTGGACGATGCCGCAATTTGCCCTGCGCTGGATTCTGATGCATGACGCCGTCACCTGCACGATCCCCGGCGCGAAGAACCCAGCCCAAGCGGAGGACAATGTCAGAGCGGCAGACCAACCTCCCCTGAGTCCCGAAGCGATGGAAAAGATCCGCGCACTCTACAATTCCAAAATCCGAAATCTCGTGCATAACTACTGGTAG
- a CDS encoding NAD(P)-dependent oxidoreductase, translating to MNNIILVTGATGKVGKTFINRLLNDSRFNSFTVRALCHNRELSPHPRIQNIHGSIEHRDLVEKAMDGVTHVLHLATVKETPEQIMDVAVKGLFWLLEACRTSPVFKQFIMVGGDAGVGHFVYPHSIPVTETQKHSAYQGCYALSKVLEEVMLEQYYIQYDLNGCCLRAPWIMEKDDFKYQLSFGEDVFGGPRWRDCVDEKTADEYVQTQTIPIMLNLEAVPVKRNFVHVDDLVSAILLALDNPKARQQLFNICMDEPVDYGEMGKYLHETRGFPTVEIKTEYHSTWLDNAKAKFLLNWRPEYDLKKMIDSAFDYIRAEDDPRKVWYPG from the coding sequence ATGAACAACATTATCCTCGTCACTGGTGCAACAGGCAAAGTGGGGAAAACTTTTATCAATCGCCTGTTAAACGATTCACGCTTCAACTCCTTCACAGTTCGCGCCTTGTGCCACAACCGCGAACTCTCTCCTCATCCACGCATCCAAAACATTCACGGCTCCATCGAGCATCGCGACCTTGTTGAAAAAGCGATGGACGGCGTCACGCATGTCCTGCATCTCGCGACCGTCAAAGAAACGCCCGAGCAGATCATGGATGTGGCGGTCAAAGGTCTCTTCTGGCTGCTCGAAGCCTGCCGCACCTCCCCCGTCTTCAAGCAGTTCATCATGGTCGGCGGCGATGCAGGTGTGGGGCATTTCGTTTATCCGCATTCCATCCCCGTCACTGAAACCCAAAAACATTCCGCGTATCAAGGCTGTTACGCGCTCTCCAAAGTTCTCGAAGAAGTCATGCTCGAGCAGTATTACATCCAATACGATCTCAACGGCTGCTGTTTGCGCGCGCCGTGGATCATGGAAAAGGATGATTTCAAATATCAACTCTCTTTCGGAGAGGATGTCTTCGGTGGTCCGCGCTGGCGTGATTGTGTGGATGAGAAAACCGCGGATGAATATGTGCAGACGCAGACCATCCCGATCATGCTTAATCTGGAAGCTGTTCCCGTTAAACGAAACTTTGTCCACGTTGACGATTTGGTCAGCGCCATCTTGCTCGCGTTGGATAATCCCAAAGCCCGCCAGCAACTTTTCAACATCTGCATGGACGAACCCGTGGACTACGGCGAGATGGGCAAATACCTGCACGAGACGCGCGGCTTCCCCACCGTGGAGATCAAGACCGAATATCACTCCACATGGCTCGACAATGCCAAAGCAAAATTTTTACTCAACTGGCGACCTGAATACGATCTAAAAAAGATGATTGACTCAGCGTTCGATTACATCCGCGCCGAGGATGATCCGCGCAAGGTTTGGTATCCTGGGTAG
- a CDS encoding histidine kinase: MEQAPAASNINTHLKTPWLLPARLLWLTGSLVALGLFLAGLPLHTREIHELYRGDIQAWLTQNQNGEVLLSLHTPSTAAQAGILEGDILLAVDGVKITSAEQADELLTGEIGAPVTVSVRTGNFPARQVTVTRGSWAGGILLEYGLSSQFAVIFALASELLLAVLCVGIAIVIVRYRSDDWMALFSALLMIVLLTGLSLPVLILANNLYSGTFPRWMDAWIAVGFGLLILFFYLFPVGRFASNLTLGLALALGLWLTLGLFERSLLIWYLPRSILISVSLGWIITGVIALVYRYLHSDSFQRQQIRWIVWGAGASAAGLMLQVVPMLFNLNASTRVLQDFLLYPLGQLLKACLPLSIAFAILRYRLWNIELILNRVLVYGSLSVLTMLGYLGAIFVLHVLFTGLSNPVISFLAAGVVAILFEPLRQRLQRAVNRWMYGERDDPYAVLSRLVGTLERTPSTNEVLPAIAETIGHSLKIPYVAIWLDQDGTEKLAASSGAETANLVSFPLAYQGETIGRLEVARRAQNEEFSEADLRLIENIAQQAGAAAQTVRLHAELVRSRAQIVNEREDERLRIRRDLHDELGPMLAAQGLKLSAARQMIRSKPEKAESLVNEVIQQSQQTVADVRRLVHGLRPPVLDQLGLVEAVRDLARNHGGGPTLEIIAPSDGLPHLPAAVEVNAYRILLEAWNNAVRHSHASRCLVKFQAEQDMLVISIQDDGVGMPKDYRSGVGLRSMRARAEEIGGGLSVDEIQPHGTRITARLPLSSAGGSTP; the protein is encoded by the coding sequence ATGGAACAAGCGCCTGCCGCATCGAACATCAACACCCATCTGAAAACGCCCTGGTTGCTTCCAGCGCGCCTCCTCTGGCTGACGGGCTCGCTCGTTGCCCTGGGTCTGTTCCTTGCGGGTCTGCCCCTGCATACGCGGGAAATCCACGAGTTGTATCGCGGCGACATCCAGGCATGGTTGACTCAAAATCAAAATGGGGAGGTGCTCCTGTCACTGCATACACCTTCCACCGCGGCGCAGGCGGGCATACTAGAAGGGGATATTTTACTGGCGGTGGATGGAGTGAAGATCACCTCCGCAGAGCAGGCAGATGAACTGCTCACTGGTGAGATCGGCGCGCCGGTCACCGTCAGCGTGCGGACCGGCAATTTTCCGGCGCGGCAGGTCACAGTCACGCGCGGAAGCTGGGCGGGAGGCATTCTCCTCGAGTACGGCTTATCCAGTCAATTTGCGGTCATCTTCGCGCTGGCAAGTGAACTCCTGTTGGCTGTGCTGTGTGTGGGTATCGCGATTGTGATCGTCCGCTACCGCTCGGATGACTGGATGGCATTATTCTCCGCCCTCTTAATGATCGTGCTCCTGACCGGCTTATCTCTTCCTGTACTGATTCTCGCAAACAACCTGTACAGCGGGACATTTCCCCGCTGGATGGATGCCTGGATCGCCGTTGGCTTTGGTTTGCTGATCCTGTTCTTTTATCTATTCCCCGTAGGACGTTTCGCCTCAAACCTGACCCTCGGGCTGGCTCTTGCACTTGGACTTTGGTTAACGCTGGGGCTGTTTGAGCGCTCTCTGCTCATCTGGTATCTGCCGCGTTCGATCCTGATTTCTGTGAGCCTGGGCTGGATCATCACAGGCGTGATTGCGCTCGTATACCGCTATCTACATTCCGACTCATTTCAACGCCAGCAGATTCGCTGGATCGTCTGGGGCGCCGGAGCAAGTGCGGCGGGGCTGATGTTACAAGTCGTACCAATGCTCTTCAATCTGAACGCCTCCACGCGCGTCCTCCAGGATTTTCTGCTATACCCGTTGGGACAATTATTGAAAGCCTGCCTGCCCCTGTCCATCGCCTTTGCCATCCTGCGTTACCGTCTGTGGAACATCGAACTCATACTCAACCGCGTGCTCGTGTATGGTTCGCTCTCTGTGCTGACGATGCTCGGCTACCTGGGCGCGATCTTTGTATTACACGTGTTGTTTACCGGGCTCTCCAACCCAGTGATCTCGTTCCTGGCGGCGGGGGTTGTGGCGATTCTATTCGAACCCCTGCGGCAGCGCTTGCAACGCGCGGTCAACCGCTGGATGTATGGGGAACGCGACGACCCGTATGCCGTGCTCTCACGGCTGGTCGGGACTCTCGAAAGGACACCTTCCACCAACGAGGTGCTGCCAGCCATCGCAGAAACCATCGGGCATTCGCTCAAAATTCCTTATGTGGCGATCTGGCTGGATCAGGATGGCACGGAAAAACTGGCTGCTTCCTCTGGTGCGGAGACAGCCAACCTGGTTTCGTTCCCGCTGGCATACCAAGGGGAGACGATTGGCAGACTCGAAGTCGCCCGCCGCGCGCAGAATGAAGAATTTTCCGAGGCGGATCTGCGCCTGATCGAAAACATCGCACAACAGGCTGGGGCTGCCGCGCAGACAGTCCGCTTGCACGCCGAGTTGGTCCGCTCGCGGGCGCAGATCGTCAACGAGCGCGAAGATGAGCGCCTGCGCATCCGCCGCGACCTGCACGATGAGCTGGGTCCCATGCTCGCTGCCCAGGGGCTGAAACTGTCTGCGGCGCGACAGATGATTCGCTCCAAGCCCGAAAAAGCGGAAAGCCTCGTGAATGAGGTAATTCAACAAAGCCAGCAGACCGTCGCGGATGTTCGCCGGTTGGTGCATGGTCTGCGCCCACCGGTGCTCGATCAACTGGGATTGGTGGAGGCGGTTCGGGATCTGGCACGTAATCATGGCGGGGGACCGACGCTGGAAATTATTGCACCGTCAGATGGACTTCCACATTTGCCCGCTGCGGTGGAGGTCAATGCCTATCGCATCCTTCTCGAAGCCTGGAATAACGCAGTCAGGCATTCACACGCAAGCCGCTGTCTCGTAAAATTTCAGGCAGAGCAAGATATGCTGGTCATTTCCATTCAGGACGATGGCGTTGGCATGCCAAAGGACTACCGGTCTGGTGTGGGGTTGCGTTCCATGCGGGCACGTGCCGAGGAGATCGGCGGAGGGCTTAGTGTAGACGAAATCCAGCCTCACGGAACCCGCATCACCGCCAGACTGCCATTATCTTCAGCTGGAGGGAGTACCCCATGA
- a CDS encoding FGGY-family carbohydrate kinase yields MDKNEIQKAIESGRTTLGIELGSTRIKAVLIAEDHSPIASGSHEWENQHENGVWTYSLEAVWNGLQDCYRSLSKDVAEKYGVTLSTVSAIGFSAMMHGYMAFDKDGKQLVPFRTWRNTITGQAAEKLTDLFQFNIPQRWSIAHVYQAILNKEAHVSEIAHLTTLAGYVHWKLTGQKAMGVGEASGMFPIDSTTNDFDKKMLGQFNDLLKAEKINWTLQDILPKVLVAGESAGTLTEEGAKLLDPTGQLKAGIPLCPPEGDAGTGMVATNSVAVRSGNVSAGTSVFAMIVLEKALSKLYPEIDMVTTPTGKPVAMVHSNNCTSDLNAWVDVFHEFTKVLGVDVSESKLYETLYKQALTADADAGGLLAYNYVSGEHITHMEEGRPLFVRTPESRFNLANFMRAHLFSSLGALKIGMDILFEQEKVQLDQLLGHGGFFKTREVGQRMMAAAMNVPVSVMETAGEGGAWGIALLAAFMANKAGNETLEDYLNGKVFASEKGSTIAPDKKDVDGFAAFMASYKAGLGIERAAVEGLR; encoded by the coding sequence ATGGATAAAAATGAAATCCAAAAAGCCATCGAGAGCGGCAGGACCACGCTCGGTATTGAACTCGGCTCGACCCGCATCAAAGCGGTGTTGATCGCCGAAGACCATTCCCCCATCGCATCGGGCAGTCACGAATGGGAGAATCAACACGAAAACGGTGTGTGGACGTACAGCCTCGAAGCCGTGTGGAACGGATTGCAAGATTGCTACCGCAGTCTCAGTAAAGACGTTGCCGAGAAATACGGCGTGACACTCAGCACTGTCAGCGCGATCGGCTTCAGCGCGATGATGCACGGTTACATGGCATTCGACAAAGACGGCAAGCAACTTGTCCCCTTCCGCACATGGCGCAACACCATCACAGGGCAAGCCGCTGAGAAACTCACAGATTTATTCCAGTTCAATATTCCCCAGCGTTGGAGCATTGCGCACGTCTATCAAGCCATTTTGAATAAAGAGGCGCATGTCAGTGAGATCGCTCATCTCACCACGCTGGCAGGATATGTCCACTGGAAGTTGACGGGGCAAAAAGCGATGGGCGTGGGCGAAGCATCAGGCATGTTCCCCATCGACAGCACAACCAACGATTTCGACAAAAAGATGCTTGGGCAATTCAACGATCTGCTCAAAGCAGAGAAAATCAACTGGACATTGCAGGACATTCTACCCAAAGTGTTGGTCGCTGGAGAGTCCGCTGGCACGTTGACCGAAGAAGGCGCAAAACTGCTCGACCCGACAGGTCAACTCAAGGCTGGGATTCCGTTGTGTCCGCCTGAGGGAGATGCAGGTACGGGTATGGTAGCAACCAACAGCGTCGCGGTGCGAAGCGGAAATGTATCCGCTGGCACATCGGTCTTCGCCATGATCGTACTCGAGAAGGCGTTATCCAAACTCTATCCCGAAATTGACATGGTCACCACACCCACGGGAAAACCTGTGGCGATGGTTCACAGCAACAACTGCACATCCGACCTGAACGCATGGGTGGATGTGTTCCATGAATTTACCAAGGTGCTTGGCGTGGATGTGAGTGAATCAAAATTATATGAAACGCTCTACAAGCAGGCGTTGACAGCCGATGCTGATGCGGGCGGATTGCTGGCATACAACTATGTTTCGGGCGAACACATCACCCATATGGAAGAGGGTCGCCCGTTGTTCGTGCGCACGCCTGAAAGCCGCTTCAATCTGGCGAACTTCATGCGCGCGCATCTGTTTTCGTCACTGGGCGCGTTGAAGATCGGCATGGATATTTTGTTCGAGCAGGAAAAAGTGCAGCTCGACCAATTGCTTGGGCATGGCGGATTTTTCAAGACCAGGGAAGTCGGTCAGCGCATGATGGCGGCGGCGATGAATGTGCCCGTGTCGGTGATGGAAACCGCAGGCGAAGGCGGCGCGTGGGGCATTGCCCTGCTGGCGGCGTTTATGGCAAACAAAGCGGGGAATGAAACGCTCGAAGATTATTTGAATGGCAAGGTTTTTGCCAGTGAAAAAGGCTCGACCATTGCGCCCGACAAAAAAGATGTGGATGGCTTCGCCGCGTTCATGGCAAGTTATAAAGCAGGTCTTGGCATCGAACGCGCGGCGGTGGAAGGACTACGGTAG
- the araD gene encoding L-ribulose-5-phosphate 4-epimerase has translation MLKKLKEQVFQANLLLPKHGLVTFTWGNVSGIDREKGLVVIKPSGVAYETMKAEYMVVVELETGKVVDGKLKPSSDTPTHLELYKAFPNIGGIVHTHSRWATSFAQAGRGLSALGTTHGDYFYGEIPCTRKMTVEEIQAEYEKETGTVIIETFKDKNPDAIPAVLVHSHGPFAWGKDAMDAVHNAVVMEEVAFMNLHTLMLNPDIQPMQQELLDKHYLRKHGANAYYGQ, from the coding sequence ATGTTGAAAAAACTCAAAGAACAAGTATTTCAAGCCAACCTACTCCTCCCCAAACACGGACTTGTCACCTTCACGTGGGGCAACGTCTCTGGCATTGACCGCGAGAAAGGACTGGTCGTCATCAAACCATCTGGCGTCGCGTATGAGACGATGAAAGCGGAATACATGGTGGTGGTGGAATTGGAAACAGGCAAGGTCGTAGATGGCAAACTCAAGCCGTCCTCCGATACACCCACACATTTGGAACTGTACAAAGCGTTCCCGAACATCGGCGGCATTGTCCACACGCACAGCCGCTGGGCGACAAGTTTTGCACAGGCAGGGCGCGGACTGTCCGCGCTTGGCACCACGCATGGCGATTATTTTTACGGCGAAATCCCCTGCACAAGAAAAATGACTGTCGAGGAGATTCAAGCCGAGTACGAGAAAGAGACGGGCACAGTCATCATCGAAACGTTCAAGGACAAAAATCCAGATGCCATTCCAGCTGTATTGGTACATAGTCACGGTCCCTTTGCGTGGGGCAAAGATGCGATGGATGCCGTCCACAATGCGGTGGTGATGGAAGAGGTCGCGTTCATGAACCTGCATACGTTGATGCTCAACCCCGATATTCAACCCATGCAGCAGGAATTGCTCGATAAACACTATCTAAGGAAACACGGCGCAAACGCCTATTACGGACAATAG
- a CDS encoding Gfo/Idh/MocA family oxidoreductase, with amino-acid sequence MSLNPVIDFLGRRLRLAVIGGGTGSFIGTMHRQSARRDDRYQIVTGIFSSDPVKSKKDAEGLGFESNRIYSSVQELYEKESSRKDGIDAVAIMTPNDSHFDYSMWALERGIDVICDKPMTNTLAEAEALHKKVQETGLVFCLTHNYTGYPMVRQAKAMVEAGELGTIRLVQVEYVQGGKADETKTFSPSDWKFDPVRGGPSRVMGDIGTHAHNLTRFITGLEVDEVAAEIGAIVPKRIIHDFGGALLRFENGARGSFWVTQAAAGVENCLRIRVSGTKGSLEWMQEFPQALTFKPLSGPSQNRTPNGPETLPLSARCTRLVAGHPEGFPDGFANIYSDAAEAIAARRAGKQADPLALYFPDSFDGLMGVRFVDAVIKSSEANGQWTKC; translated from the coding sequence ATGTCATTGAATCCAGTCATTGATTTTTTAGGTCGCCGCTTAAGACTCGCCGTCATCGGCGGTGGGACGGGGTCGTTCATCGGCACCATGCATCGCCAGTCGGCGCGGCGCGATGACCGCTATCAGATAGTAACAGGTATCTTTTCGTCAGACCCGGTCAAATCGAAGAAAGATGCGGAAGGACTTGGCTTCGAGTCAAACCGCATCTATTCCAGCGTCCAAGAACTCTACGAAAAAGAATCATCCCGCAAAGATGGCATTGACGCAGTTGCCATCATGACGCCCAACGACAGCCACTTTGATTATTCAATGTGGGCGCTTGAGCGCGGCATTGATGTGATCTGTGATAAGCCGATGACCAACACGCTTGCCGAAGCCGAAGCCTTGCATAAGAAAGTGCAGGAGACGGGTTTGGTGTTTTGCCTCACACACAATTACACGGGCTACCCGATGGTGCGGCAGGCGAAGGCGATGGTGGAAGCGGGCGAGCTTGGCACGATAAGACTCGTGCAGGTGGAGTATGTGCAAGGCGGCAAAGCGGACGAGACGAAAACTTTTTCGCCCAGCGATTGGAAGTTTGACCCCGTGCGCGGCGGACCGTCACGCGTGATGGGCGACATCGGCACACATGCGCACAACCTGACGAGATTCATCACCGGCTTGGAAGTGGATGAAGTGGCGGCAGAGATCGGCGCGATCGTGCCGAAGCGCATCATCCATGACTTCGGCGGGGCGCTGCTCCGATTTGAGAACGGCGCGCGCGGAAGTTTCTGGGTGACGCAAGCCGCGGCTGGCGTGGAGAATTGTCTGCGCATTCGTGTGAGCGGCACCAAAGGCTCGCTTGAATGGATGCAGGAATTTCCGCAGGCGCTCACGTTCAAGCCGTTGAGCGGACCTTCACAAAACCGCACGCCAAACGGACCTGAGACACTGCCGCTCTCTGCACGCTGCACAAGGCTTGTCGCAGGTCATCCTGAAGGCTTCCCCGATGGCTTTGCCAATATTTATTCCGATGCCGCCGAAGCCATTGCTGCACGACGCGCAGGTAAACAAGCCGACCCGCTCGCTTTGTACTTCCCCGACTCGTTCGATGGTTTGATGGGCGTGCGATTTGTGGATGCGGTCATCAAATCCAGCGAAGCGAATGGTCAATGGACGAAATGCTAA
- a CDS encoding S41 family peptidase, translating into MKLQRLSVVLLTIVLSACSAIAPAPTPTPVPLPPAQHVESAFQWLETHAMMSGYVDWTTLRADTAEVIANAQTTADTYPAICQALREMKDGNAWLLVPSLEIPNFYTGYQTLYPENQVIIRIDRDSPAEQAGLQVGDRIEQVNGQPPVPYAEADAYPPCNAKEIDTSTEEQLVIQRDGQTLQINVARNNITAGRDPYNLPVGQRLGEDERGIGYLELTLESGTHLPYPTDVQKLMRSMDQTPVCGWMLDLRRIPGGDIWSYIAAVGPVLGEGDLGGFQYSDGRQEAWTYRNGEVFWNNEYRYESEIDGSVYKPKRVTPVALLVSPATQAAGELLLVAFQGRADIRSFGEPTRGLPTLITHTDLSDGSKLLVSGAFSFDRNGTIYNSPISPDVFVETDWSKFGTEQDPVIVAAMDWLHSQAACLP; encoded by the coding sequence ATGAAACTCCAGCGTTTATCCGTAGTGCTTCTTACCATCGTCCTCTCCGCCTGCAGCGCGATCGCGCCTGCGCCCACACCTACTCCCGTGCCCCTGCCGCCGGCTCAACATGTAGAGAGCGCCTTCCAGTGGCTGGAAACCCACGCCATGATGAGCGGTTATGTGGATTGGACGACTCTCCGCGCCGACACAGCCGAAGTCATCGCCAATGCCCAAACCACCGCTGATACGTATCCAGCCATTTGCCAGGCGCTTCGGGAAATGAAGGACGGCAATGCCTGGTTGCTGGTTCCCAGTTTGGAAATCCCCAATTTCTATACCGGCTACCAGACTCTGTATCCGGAGAATCAGGTGATCATCCGGATCGATCGGGACAGCCCTGCGGAACAAGCCGGGCTGCAGGTCGGCGACCGAATCGAACAGGTCAATGGACAGCCCCCGGTTCCCTATGCAGAAGCGGATGCGTATCCACCCTGCAACGCAAAGGAGATCGATACATCCACCGAGGAACAGCTCGTCATCCAGCGGGATGGACAGACGTTGCAGATCAATGTCGCCAGGAACAACATCACAGCAGGCAGGGATCCTTACAATCTCCCGGTTGGTCAGCGGCTGGGCGAGGATGAGCGTGGCATTGGTTACCTCGAATTGACACTCGAATCTGGCACGCATCTTCCATACCCGACAGATGTCCAAAAATTGATGCGGAGCATGGATCAGACGCCCGTCTGCGGCTGGATGCTTGATCTGCGCCGCATCCCAGGTGGGGACATCTGGTCGTACATTGCGGCGGTCGGTCCGGTTTTGGGCGAAGGCGACCTGGGCGGGTTCCAATACAGCGACGGGCGACAGGAAGCGTGGACCTATCGCAACGGTGAGGTGTTCTGGAATAATGAATACCGTTACGAGAGCGAGATCGACGGCTCGGTCTACAAGCCGAAACGAGTTACCCCCGTGGCGCTGCTGGTCAGCCCCGCAACACAGGCGGCTGGTGAATTGTTGCTGGTCGCCTTTCAAGGACGCGCGGATATTCGTTCCTTTGGCGAGCCCACCCGCGGACTGCCCACGCTGATCACCCATACCGACCTGAGTGATGGCTCCAAGCTGTTGGTGAGCGGCGCATTTTCCTTCGACCGCAACGGGACGATTTACAATAGTCCCATCTCACCGGATGTATTCGTGGAAACCGACTGGTCGAAATTCGGCACAGAACAAGACCCGGTCATCGTTGCTGCAATGGATTGGCTCCATTCCCAAGCCGCGTGTTTGCCCTAG
- the araA gene encoding L-arabinose isomerase, with translation MIDLKGYEIWFVTGSQHLYGPKTLEQVAVHSKEIAAALNASKHLPIKVVFKPVLTTPDAIRELCLEANSNKNCIGLITWMHTFSPAKMWIAGLTLLKKPFAHLHTQYNREIPWAEIDMDFMNLNQAAHGDREFGFIGSRLRIERKVVVGHWGDDATQSELGVWARAASAWADWQGMKVARFGDNMRDVAVTEGDKVQAQIKLGYDVYGYGIGDLVKHVNEASDADVDKLVQTYMDEYEVVGELKPGGTKHDSLKYGARIELGLRSFLDAGNFKAFTTTFEDLHGLKQLPGLAVQRLMRDGYGFGAEGDWKTSALVRAMKVMNHGLSGGVSFMEDYTYHMHAQGDKVLGAHMLEICESISNGKPKLEIHPLGIGGKEDPVRLVFDAQTGPAVNASILHMGGRFRLLVNAVDVVPNDAPLPKLPVARALWIPRPNLKVGAAAWIYAGGAHHTGFSYSVTAEHLQDFADMAGIEFLLIDEHTRIPEFREKLRWNDLYYHLNKGL, from the coding sequence ATGATCGATCTAAAAGGATATGAAATCTGGTTCGTAACGGGGAGCCAACATCTGTACGGACCCAAGACACTCGAACAGGTGGCAGTTCACTCGAAGGAGATCGCGGCGGCGTTGAATGCGTCGAAGCACCTCCCCATCAAGGTGGTCTTCAAGCCCGTGCTCACCACGCCCGATGCGATTCGAGAGTTGTGCCTTGAAGCCAACTCCAACAAAAACTGCATCGGTCTCATCACGTGGATGCACACCTTCTCGCCCGCCAAAATGTGGATCGCAGGCTTGACCCTGCTCAAGAAACCGTTCGCCCATTTGCACACGCAATACAACCGCGAAATTCCGTGGGCAGAGATCGACATGGATTTCATGAACCTAAACCAAGCCGCGCACGGTGACCGCGAATTCGGATTCATTGGCAGCCGCCTGCGCATCGAACGTAAGGTGGTGGTTGGTCATTGGGGCGACGACGCAACTCAGTCCGAACTTGGTGTGTGGGCGCGGGCTGCATCCGCGTGGGCAGATTGGCAGGGCATGAAGGTTGCCCGCTTCGGCGATAACATGCGCGATGTGGCAGTCACCGAAGGCGACAAGGTGCAGGCGCAGATCAAACTCGGCTACGATGTGTACGGCTATGGCATCGGCGACCTGGTCAAGCACGTCAACGAAGCCAGCGATGCGGATGTGGACAAACTCGTCCAAACCTATATGGATGAGTACGAAGTCGTCGGCGAACTCAAGCCTGGCGGCACAAAACATGACTCGCTGAAATACGGCGCGCGCATCGAACTCGGTTTACGCAGTTTCCTTGATGCTGGCAATTTCAAAGCCTTCACCACCACTTTTGAAGACCTGCATGGTCTGAAACAACTGCCAGGTCTCGCCGTGCAGCGCCTGATGCGCGACGGTTACGGCTTCGGCGCCGAAGGCGACTGGAAGACCTCTGCGCTCGTGCGCGCCATGAAGGTCATGAACCACGGCTTGAGCGGCGGCGTCTCTTTCATGGAAGATTACACCTATCACATGCACGCGCAAGGCGATAAAGTACTCGGCGCGCACATGCTCGAAATTTGCGAATCCATCTCGAACGGCAAACCCAAACTGGAGATTCATCCGCTCGGCATCGGCGGGAAGGAAGACCCCGTGCGCCTCGTGTTCGACGCGCAGACGGGTCCCGCGGTGAATGCCAGCATCCTGCACATGGGCGGACGCTTCCGACTCTTGGTCAACGCCGTGGATGTCGTCCCGAACGATGCGCCGCTGCCAAAACTTCCCGTGGCGCGCGCACTGTGGATTCCACGACCCAATCTCAAGGTCGGCGCCGCGGCGTGGATCTATGCGGGCGGAGCACATCACACGGGCTTCAGTTACTCGGTCACGGCAGAACATCTGCAAGACTTTGCCGATATGGCAGGCATCGAATTCCTGCTTATCGACGAGCACACCCGCATCCCTGAATTCCGCGAGAAACTGCGCTGGAATGATCTGTATTATCACCTCAATAAGGGTTTGTAA